ttacactGGCAATGTGATCATCAGTCTCACCTCAGCCTGGACGCTCACTGAGGAGGAAGTCATGGGGTTCAGTGAGGAGCTCAGCTGATCTGCTGGACAAGGAAATGAAAGCAGAAGCTGTGAGTCCAGCTATGTCAGCAGCATTAGGTCATAAGAACCTAGTTCTGGACTCTGTAAAGAATCGGTACTGCAGCTGAACCTCCTGTTTGTACTCCAGTGAACTCCAGTACCTGCTGTGGTATTGACTGTTGTCTGTCCTGTGATCGTCTCGTTGTCTGGAGGTGTGGATGTGGTCAACGTAGGAGCTGAAAACACAAACCAGTGTCATTAAAGACAACAACATTAAAGACAAAGATAGTCCAGATGGTCTGACATAACCCTAGTGTTCAACAAATCCCTTATACTCGTATTTATTCCCATGCAGAATCATCTGGCAGCAGCTCTACTAATGCTGAAACCTAGCAATAAAGCATCATCTTACAGTTTTGGTTTACACTGAAACACTCTTATCTTTTGTCTGTTGAATGAGTCCACTAGATTGGACTGTTTTCTGTGAGTTATGTTGTTTTATGTTGGGGACTAAAGATGGACATTAGCCTTGTCTATTTACCTTGCGTACTGACacacattgtgttttttaatatGCAATGTCccttcaaaaaaacaaaataaacttcaAACGAACCTCACAGTACATCAGACAAAGCCACTAATGAAAAGGACCAAAGACTGTATAGAATCAGTGGATGGAGGAGCTGTGACGTCACCCACTGGCTTCTAAACTGCTGTTCTGAACGCAGTGGTGTGTGATTTGGCCAtctccatgttggctttttggagttagaagtgactatatttggacaacagGGGCAGAAATACATTAACCTGAGGAGTTAAAGATGAACTGGTGCTCAGTGCTGGTTTAGTGATGCAGTAAAACGGTACATTTCAATAACACTGTGTAATGAAgtgattttacagtcttgttggtgaaaaaacaagtgttttcatTAATTAAACTAAAAACTGAAGCTGGACTAGATCACTTAATAGAGGAATAAAATAGAAGAGACTGGTATGAGTcctgccaaaaaaaaaccccaaaaaacaaaacaaaaaaatggtttaataattttggaCAAAaaattcagtgtaagtctatgggagccagggctttttggagccaaccccagTAGTGTCAGTGGTATTTCATTTTAGAACTGAGGTCACTGCCCCATGGGAAAGACACTTTCATACTGCGACACTAGAACCACTACTGCAAATATGAAAATCCAATCACTATGCAGTGGTATTTTTCCTCACTCTTACTTAGCAAACATTAGCGCTGGTGGATAGATTCATTTTGCTGCCAAGGGgtaaaaacatgaaatgcctcagttaagaaaaatacagtaaaaccatGTTAGATTTGTTGTCTTAGCAAGTTATAATGTTCATACAAATGTTTTTCTCAGTCTCTATATCAAGATACAACCAAAAATATACAGGGAATATGTATTACAAGAGtatagaaaaaatatttaaaaacccATTTTCTACAGAACGTTGCATTAaacaaaagagatttctaatctcaatgggactttctggttaaataaaggtaaataaataatgtcTTTAACTCTTCTTTGCTGACATAAGGACATTTCTGTGtaattctctgtttttttgttttgttttttacaacagGTTTAATTCAGCACATGACAAACACTTCATACTGTTTGGTCAACTTTTGTGATGTGCCAGAGATCACACTAAGTACAGACGTTTCCCTGCAGAGGCTCCGTCCTCAGTCTAGTGTCCCCTTCAAATCGTCTGAACCCTCAGTGTTTGAAGAATTCTTACCTTGTTCAATCACCAAATCGATGTGATATTTTTCATCGTTGAACCACCCTGTCACCTCCACCCTGCATCCATACCGTCCAGCATCCTCATCTGTGAGGTTCAGTATGGTCAGAGAAATGTCTCCTTGGTCCAGTGGCCCCAGTAGCTGATACCTACTGGAGAGTCTGGTGTTTTTTCTTACTGTCTGTCCATCTAAGGCGATGATCAGACGGTTGCAGCCGTTGTTTGGTACATCTCCTCGACCCCAGCAGACTGACAGACCACCATGATGGTTGATGTCATAGGAACAGGGCAGAGTGACACTCTGACCTCTGACGCCAATGATCTGAACACTGCATTCACTGACTGTAAACAGAAAAGAGGtattttaatatttaacccatacagatccAAACAGCCATCATTGACCAAaagctactgatgtaaatgtttaatccctactgatccactaatcctatcaatacaggtaaataattggtgtaaaatgtagtttgtcatcttttaatggtcatcagatatgacccatttggatgttcagaggctctgtagttaccgtggaaacactgtcatcttctacaacattgattcaccagtaaaacccatggaggtggatcaatgatagtggatggagacacttgatttatgttcagttactgatagatttgactgaaaaaaatcactttttcttcagttttctctgtttctgatataataacctttggatttactctgagctttctacatgatcagtgaattaaacaggaaaataccaaattttcaatCAGTCAATTGGATTCTATTTATATAGCAACATATCATAACTATCATAGCTATCTCGTGACACTTGACACACTCCATGTGtccaatattataacaaatggttctaaattacttaagaaaggttaaatagaaagaaaaattcattcgggagaagtcacaacagtagcactgggttaatGTTCACGCAGCTGGCTTATTTCACAGATGTGATAAAACTGTATAAACTGCTAAAAAAACAAGTTATCATGCCAGAGTAGCTGCTCTTATATCTGATGCCTGACTGCTTTTGTCTTGGACGGCTCCTTTTTCACATGTGGTTTTGAGGTTTATATGTGATCCTTTAGTCAAACACTCTTTAACCTCACGTAACTTTTCAAACTGTATGCATTGACTAATTATAACTGCAACTAACTTATTTTTGAAATTTATTACTTTCTCAATACATCAGTTAAGGTAAATGGTAAAAAAGGGGGTTTTGTGACAATGTGCAACACAAAGATATTCGGTTTACTTTAACAGACtattaaagaaatgagaaaattCATATTTTAGAAGCTGGATTAAAAAAACTCAAACCCATCATCAAAACAATTTTGTGAATAGTGTGAATTTAAAAGTTGACAATTTATAAACTAGTCAATCATTGCAGTTCTCACtcatagtacaaagtacaacAATTCATAAAAAAGAGTTGATCAGCTACATGTCATAACTGTTTTAGacagaataaaaatacaagccaggagaaaaaaaaagacacacagtgACCAACATTTAAGACGATTTAACTTCTAACATTTGTGTTTGTTGTATTAAAATACTGTAAATGTGTACGATACCTGTGAGGACAGCGAGCAGCAGCGTGAAGCCGATGGTCTTCATGACGAacattcacacactgacacacacatcatcacacactgcattAAACACAACGCTGCTCAAGGACTGCAACACACACCACGCTGTAAAAAATGACTCACTGAGAACTGACTGGTTTGAGGGTAGCCAACACAGCTGCAGCAgaagcaaaataataacagttatAACAACATATATAAGATTAATAACCTGCTGACATTGATTTAAAGGTTTCTGAAtgattttctgtcctttttgtcATCCACACTATAATCAGTActgaatatatataaatattacagAAATCCAAATGTTCACTTATAAATGAGATTCTTCAGATACATAACTTGTGCAAACATAACTACctcttatgtttttatgtttcttcagtgaacaaatattaaacaaaaatgacaaagcatTTCAACAATTCAGACCAAACTCAAACCAAACCAACAAACACCAACCTGTGCTGGAGGtctgaacaacaaaaaaatgtttctgtgGTTAAAGTACACCATACATGACCTGATCTGAAGTCACATAATCTGCAAAaccagaaaatgatgaaaataaaccCACACTTCCTCCTTAAATATGTGAAATATTCTGCACCAAATCCTAACACCAAGTGCAGACTTCCCAACTGATCTGAACTACATGAGGGTTATTTATGGTCCAATTTTggcttcataatttttttttttgtaataaaaaacacaattttaagaATACTGATGTTGATTTGAACTTTTAGCAATACATGTTTAGCTTAGGGACTCAAGGAAGTAATTAATAAAACAGAGAAGGCAcgggaaaaacaaagaaaatgctCAATTCACTTTAGCTCCTCCTAAGTTGGATGAAAGACAATGAAAgaaattttgtgttttcttaatgTCATTTTGTGGTTTCTAATGGAATGACCCAGAAATATTTCACCAAGATGATTACGAGCCATCTGAAGGGAAGTCCTGGATCATTTTGAGTATTTTGTGCAGTGTGGTGACAGTTTTTGCTCAGCAAATGGCTTCCTGTTCAGGGGTGTTAGTGTCATCTGCTTCCTGTATCTGAACACTGGACTCAGTTTCACTTCACTACAAAGAACAGCTGAGCGTCACATCATCAAACACAAGGTTTCTACACATTTTCCATCACAACTCTTAGCAagtatatttctttttattttatttcatatcgTTTTCAGAAAGATGGAAAACTGTGCAAAAAGCATTGCACTGTAGTTCACACCATGCAGAAAAGATTTACATTTCATGCAAACAGGTTCCTTCATATATTCTATGGTTTCATGAGATAAAATAACCTCTACATTATGTGTGCCAACAAATTTAAATATTGAacactgatcaaaaaaaaaaaaaaaatcagacgatAGCATCAAATCAATTAAACTTCTGGGATATTGATCTGGACAGTTAAGTAGCAGAGGGGGTTGTTTATCAGTttaagactttctttttttttagcagtATATATTATATGTACTCCTGATAGTTGCATAAGTCACAAACCTATAGAAAAGTCCAGTTATGGAAATAAACGAATCAGTCCTCATAATGTTACAGCTGATCGGAGTTTACTGATACAGTAACTGGTTTGGTGTTGGTAATGAGTCCACCAAGCTGTTCAACACAAAGTGTTTCTTTACTATTTTTGCCATGATCTGACTTGTAAGCTGAAATTTGAAAACTGATGATGGTATGTGTGTTTATCTATGAATAACAAAAGACTTGAGTGGTTAATAGTgttgccttaaaaatgttttttcaaaccTAATGTAAATATGAATCACTGGACTTCATCCATCCAGGTTACAGAGGACATTTTCTGCATGTCCTCTGTTCAATCTCTGCTTGAAGTTTCTTAGTGTCATAGTGACACTtctgttgaataaaaaaaaatatatttcaagaAATACTCAGAGAGGAGTTTGATACAATATCAATAAGAATTTTCCTTTAAATGTTGAACTTTTTGCAACGCTCTCTCTCAATAAAATGAGTTTTATTCATTTCTAAAGgctcttaattttttttatcccttCTGTATCACTTCACTGCTGTCTTTTAATGTGTGCCTTTATCAGACATGATATAAAGCTTGTATGACATTGAAAGTAGAGGCTGTTTTTACCAAGTCTGAAAAATCAAGTTTTAGTCACTGTGTACCTGCAaatccatttttatttgatatgatattttaaatatacttttatatttaaTTCCTAACTGTTCTTGTTTTAGCTGATTCAttgcttttttattttgatgTATACAGTTATTCCTCATATTTTGTGGAactacattttcatatttttatcacaactgtgcattttattgtgattattttacttcattgaaaATGGGACCCTCATCTCTAAATAGAAAAGACAATGGATTGTGTATTTCAGTGTCATCTACTGTTGCCCTCTTTACCTGCACATGATGTTGCGTAGTTTCTCCAGGTTGGCTGTGGTGAAATAATAATAGTTGCGGTCACAGCGCTGCACATCTTTGTGTATTCTGTGGAGGTTGAGGGCAACTGTGTCCAGCAACTCAATCTGTATTAAAAGAAACATTATTTTACACTTGATTCTCAtttctattgtgtttttatcGGAGTGTGTCCGTTTGCTGCAGGTCAAAGATAACGAACTGTTTGAAGTTTCATGACAACCTCCTGTTTGATATGTTTGCAGACAATACGTACTGTGAGGGTGAAATCCCCACTGCAGCTGCTCCATTGGTCACCAGTTTGTTCAGCTGGAGGCACAGTCAGTCTGCAGTCAGAGAGTCCTAACATTCTCTCAGTCCTCCAGGAGTCCTGCCCTCCTCCCTgacccccccttcctcctctgtGCTCTGACCGTCATCTATTGTGGACAGGATCTAGGAGTGAGCAGAGGGCACTGAGTAGTTTCTGGACGTCGGGAGACAAGAGTCAGGGGAATCAAACTCCACCAGAGGGCACTCTTCTGCTGGGAGGGTGGCAGGAGGGACCATGGTGGTCATGGTGGGAGTGCTGTCCTCGCCAACAGGGGTCTCCTGGCTCCCTGTGTCTGGCTCATCCACAGACAGGAAGACCTGATGAAGGATGAAAAGGATGAGGTTTATCATTTCACATAAAAACTGTTTTctattttcagttcagtttgtgttgGTGCATCTTTTTTCCTGCCTCCGGTTATGGCTCATCCTCCATCAAAAACATGTAGTTTTGCTGTAGGCTCATTTAGTACTGTAAAGATCATAGGATTAAATTTTTGCAGTGCTTGCATCATGTATTGCAGTGCTTGCGTTATGTATTGCAGTGCTTGTGTCACGCAATCAAACATAATCTTGCGGAGGCAATGTGATGAGAAAAGCATCACATGATGAACAGAGATCCATTTTAACTATGGAGAAACTTAACTgcttactactacgactactactactactactactacttaaacTGAACTTAGAACTAGtagtatatattttttatcagttcaaCATAGCGAAGACCCATAAGACAAATGTGGCATTTCCTTTGGATCTAAACTTTGAGTATCCATGTATAGCACTTCAATGTGGGTGCAAATGATAAGATGTATGTACGTAAGAATCACTATATCGTATTTTAATGTTGATTTGATGAACACAATAAGTGTTAAATCTACCAAATCGGtggaaaataatcaagaaaacagataaaaatgcacaaaagaaacaACTGATCGACCCAGTAAAAAGGTTCCATGACAGATTTTGGGTCCCGAGCTTACATTTAGAAAAAGCAGTTATTGCTGATTATTCCAGCACATCTGATCCTAAAACATCTAAATTATTTAACCATAGTGGTCTGTCaggcaaaacaagacaaacaaactTAATAGTAGATGATATTGAGTAGTGTAGGATCATGGGAGTTATTTTCACTATATCATTCTTTCAAATGTCATATCAGCTTCTTTATCCAGTATTTACCCATAAACACAACAACACTATAAAAAGGAGACaaagtaaaatgagcaaaattagaGATTTTCTCTGAAACTGTACATTGCTGGAAACATTTGATGCAAGCACACAAGTCAACAAAGCATAACATACACCAAGTTTTTAGATCTTTTAATACATATCTGTGACATAGTATAGCTTTAATTTGGTTCTCTATAGATAGATTGTAGTTACAGGATGCTAGTTCAAGTTCATTGTAAAGGAAATATTTAATGTCAAATTTCCCTGGGGCTGAATTTTTTCAATGCTCTGATGTGAATACCTATCAATCAAttgatcaaattttatttatatagcgtcacatcataacaaaagttatttcatgacactttacatttagagctgatctAAATCAAACTCTTAATTCTTGAGGAGCAACAACTTGATAGCAGTGGTTTACTGCCCTCGCATCGAGTCTCTTCTTTTGTATGCTAGACAGCTAGCTAACACGTGTGATGTAGGCTCCAGTGATGACAAGATAGTCCTTTTCTCTTGTTTGTCTtccaacatcacttttagaacgtgTAAAAAGACAAATGATTTCCAAGGAGACACATCTTGAGACAAAAGCACTACGTTCTGCACAAACCCGCTTCTTCGTTACATTCCCGTCATGCAGTATTCCCCGCACATGCGCTGTACACTCcatgtaaaaactcaaaaacactATTTATGTTTCACCACAAGAGGGCACCAAACCATTACAAATGAACACAGTTATAAAACTTCAGCTAACTTAAATGTACAGGCAGAATAAGTGGTGACAAAAAACTtcagagagagattgggggggtATATAGATGAACAGCAAACTAAACTATAAGTAGAATGGCAGTTGCTACTATAtctaccaataactagtacaaatatccataactgctatcactactactccaaatacaagtactaacagtgggtaTACTACTACTGAAGCtattagtaccaataatagaaacctctaccatccatgtaactataTGATAATCACTATCAAAACTATAttgcatttcatttattcattcatgtgcagttagtttttgaattttgaattttaaaaataaatatagagcACCATGAAGAAAAATCTCGTATTGCTTTGGAATTGTACTGTTACCAGGTTACTACGGAGGGTATATAGATACACTGGATGCGTTCTAAGGCTAACTTTTCAATCTCAGTCTGAGGGAGAAAAGCAACTTTTCTGAGCTCTTCAGAAGTCAGCGTTTAGGATAATAATTACAATCGACGACCAACAGAGACCAGCGAGGACACCTGCAGAAGACCAGAAGGAGGACCACACCAgcgaagaccaggaccagaagaccaTCCAAGAGGGAAAACAACCAAGTACCCACCGAGGAAGGATCGACTGTCCACTATGAAACCGGTAAGAATAGCCATATTAACATATTATTAGTTAGAGTTAGCTGTGTTGCATATGTAGATTTTAGCTACGAGCTAAGGctaaaatttaaatataataaataaataaagacatataTTGCAAGAAGGATAACAGCAAGTTTTATTGTAAAACtaagaaatgtgttttaagataACGTACATAAAATACACAACTAAACCGTGTACTGTGGTAGTTTGGATTAAAAGAAAGATTAGCGTTCACGGCTAAGCCAATGCACTTTGACAGCAGTAGCTGCTATTATGCTAGCATAGCACTTAGCATAAAAACGGCAGAAAggattatcatttattcattatatATTTTAATTCTAAATAATTAGCCAGGCTCTTAATTGGTAATTAGACAAAAATGATATGGCACTTTGGTTGCTAAGCGTTTCCAAACAAGTTTGAGAAGTAGCAAAATTTGCTGttagggtagtctgaaaagttgctaaccTTTTTAGCATCAGTGTGTGTCTCCCAACACAAGAACCAGAAGGTTAATGGGTCTGTGTGAATCAGCCGGAGGtatgaatggttgtttgtgtaTGTCAGCTATGGTGACACTCCAGGCTGTATCCGCCTTAGACTACTGATAGCCGGGAAGAGCCCCTTACAAGCACCATTATTAAACAATATGTAAAGTTTTAAATAAAACTAAGactgattttgaaaaaaaacagaaactctAAAGAAATACTGATGCAAACCTTGTCATGTTATTTGATAAAACTCAAACTAAGACTGATCTTGAAGAAAATCTGTGGCATATTTAGAAGAGTAATTATTTTTACATGAAACTGAGACAAACACCAAAGCGAAACTCATGAGAAATCACTCAATTCATCTAAGTAACAGTCAAAAGAAAcataaaactgatttaaaaaaaaatagggatTTTTCAAATAATATGACAAGTTTTAGATAAAAGTAAAACTTATAGTAAAACTGAGGTACATTTGGAAGAATTAATTAGTTTTACATGAAACTGAGACAACCCAAagcaaaactcatcaaaaatcaCTCAATTCATCTAAATAATATTCAAAAGAggagtaaaacggataaaaacagagatttattaaataatctgacaaGATTTAGAtaaaactaagactgatattaagaaaaactgaagtaaattaGTGAATTTATTTAGATAACACTTAAAGGAGGAGTAAAAGTGATGAAAAACGGATGTAAaccatgtcattttatttgataaAACTCAAACTAAGACTGATATTGAAGAAAATCTGTGGTGTATTTAGAAGAATAATTAATTTCACATGAAACTGAGACAAGCAACAAagcaaaactcatcaaaaatgaCTCCATTCATCTAAGTAACAGTCAAAAGAAACAAAGCTGCTAAAAAAAATAGAGATTTATCAAATAATATGACAAGTTTTAGATAAAAGTAAACCTTATATTATTGTAAAACTGAGGCATATTTTGAAGAATTAATTAGTTTTACTtgaaactgagacaaaaccaAAGCAAAACTCATCCAAAATCACTCAATTTATCGAAATGATACTAAAAAGAGgggtaaaactgatgaaaaactgagatttattaaataatctgacaaATGTGAGTTAAAATTAAAATTGATATTAAGAAATACTGAGATAAATTAGTGAATTTATTTAAATAACACTTAAAGCAGCAGTAAAAGTGATGAAAAACTAATGTAAACCTTGTCATGTTATTTGATAAAACTCAAACTAAGACTGATATTGAATAAAATATGTGGTATATTTAGAGGAGTGATTCGGTTTACATGAAACTGAGACAAACCAAagcaaaactcatcaaaaatcaCTCAATTCATCTAAATAATATTCAAAATAGaagtaaaactgacaaaaatacagatttattaaataatctgacaaGATTTTGATAAAACTAAGATGGATATTAAGGAAAGATGAAGTAAATTAGTGAATTTATTTAAATAACACTTGAAGCAGGAGTAATAGTGATGAAAAACTGATGTAAACCTAGTCATTTTATTTGATAAAACTCAAACTAAGACTGATATTGAAGAAAATCCGTGGTATATTTAGAAGAGTAATTAATTTCACGTGAAACTGAGACAAGCAACAAagcaaaactcatcaaaaatcaCTCAATTCATCTAAGTAACAGTCAAAAGAGATGtaaaactgctaaaaaaaaat
The Sphaeramia orbicularis chromosome 14, fSphaOr1.1, whole genome shotgun sequence DNA segment above includes these coding regions:
- the LOC115433071 gene encoding hepatitis A virus cellular receptor 1 homolog isoform X2 — translated: MFVMKTIGFTLLLAVLTVSECSVQIIGVRGQSVTLPCSYDINHHGGLSVCWGRGDVPNNGCNRLIIALDGQTVRKNTRLSSRYQLLGPLDQGDISLTILNLTDEDAGRYGCRVEVTGWFNDEKYHIDLVIEQAPTLTTSTPPDNETITGQTTVNTTADQLSSSLNPMTSSSVSVQAEESSSSVSVVVMCVVLGVVALVSAGGVVIAAKRWNILKKISQQQQVNTTVQFSATTSALQLRRQSSAVENIYQIDGGEYESCP
- the LOC115433071 gene encoding hepatitis A virus cellular receptor 1 homolog isoform X1 — encoded protein: MFVMKTIGFTLLLAVLTVSECSVQIIGVRGQSVTLPCSYDINHHGGLSVCWGRGDVPNNGCNRLIIALDGQTVRKNTRLSSRYQLLGPLDQGDISLTILNLTDEDAGRYGCRVEVTGWFNDEKYHIDLVIEQAPTLTTSTPPDNETITGQTTVNTTAADQLSSSLNPMTSSSVSVQAEESSSSVSVVVMCVVLGVVALVSAGGVVIAAKRWNILKKISQQQQVNTTVQFSATTSALQLRRQSSAVENIYQIDGGEYESCP